In one Alphaproteobacteria bacterium genomic region, the following are encoded:
- a CDS encoding alpha/beta fold hydrolase: MNKLARKDQPKRMGPRPLMLHMNTAMLAYQSLRILWPNLADGKIPFQPELQASAQKLRAQTENLSGADRNQLLQNLDEKILKNLNDFWEGVLRYQAHDYTRPKTKAKIIWKSGGAKLFDYGANKKDAPVIFLIPSLVNRYYILDLMPGRSFAHYLRAQGFRPIILDWGSPQKRERTFDIDSYTRLMLQSFDAMRRKIKGAKPAILGYCMGGVFALALAQNRPKDYSNLTLIATPWDFQDHYAELGKIDFYIERILPQFQKLGQIPVDLIQSMFFDLDPMLVVRKFQKLGSSEPA; the protein is encoded by the coding sequence ATGAACAAACTGGCAAGAAAAGATCAACCAAAAAGAATGGGTCCGCGGCCTTTGATGCTGCACATGAACACAGCGATGCTGGCCTATCAAAGCTTGCGGATTTTATGGCCCAATTTAGCGGATGGCAAGATTCCGTTTCAACCGGAACTGCAGGCAAGCGCTCAAAAACTGCGCGCCCAAACCGAAAACCTCAGCGGCGCGGATCGGAACCAACTGCTGCAAAACCTCGACGAAAAAATTCTAAAAAATCTAAATGATTTTTGGGAAGGCGTGCTGCGGTATCAAGCGCATGATTACACGCGTCCAAAAACCAAAGCGAAAATAATCTGGAAATCCGGCGGGGCTAAATTATTCGATTATGGCGCGAATAAAAAAGACGCGCCGGTTATTTTTCTGATCCCATCATTAGTCAATCGCTATTACATTTTGGATTTAATGCCGGGCCGCAGTTTCGCGCATTATTTGCGCGCGCAAGGATTCCGCCCCATTATTCTGGATTGGGGAAGTCCGCAAAAACGCGAGCGTACATTCGATATCGATTCTTATACGCGATTAATGTTGCAATCGTTCGATGCCATGCGCCGGAAAATAAAGGGCGCAAAACCGGCGATTTTGGGATATTGCATGGGCGGTGTATTCGCGCTTGCCCTCGCCCAAAACCGTCCCAAGGATTATTCCAATCTGACATTGATCGCAACACCGTGGGATTTTCAGGATCATTACGCTGAACTTGGCAAAATCGATTTTTATATCGAGCGTATTTTGCCGCAATTTCAAAAACTGGGCCAGATTCCCGTCGATTTGATTCAATCGATGTTTTTTGATTTAGATCCGATGCTGGTGGTGCGTAAATTCCAAAAACTGGGATCGAGTGAACCCGCCA
- the phaR gene encoding polyhydroxyalkanoate synthesis repressor PhaR, with translation MAKQNIPQIVIKKYANRRLYNTSTSTYVTLDDLCNMVKKGIDFGVYDAKNGDDLTRSVLTQIIVEQEAKGTNLLPVSFLKKLISFYGGNMQMPVARYLEDAMHSFVNNQERIQRQWNDAIGMIPGMGAINEMSKQNMAVLEKTMRMFNPFTGEPTGGATPFPHAQNESAKLEAEYNKLRHQMDDLQRMIQGIKKSDKK, from the coding sequence ATGGCCAAACAAAATATTCCGCAAATCGTTATTAAAAAATATGCGAACCGCAGACTTTATAATACATCGACCAGCACTTATGTGACGCTCGATGATTTATGCAATATGGTGAAAAAAGGCATCGATTTCGGCGTTTATGACGCAAAAAACGGCGATGATCTGACTCGTTCCGTACTGACCCAGATTATTGTGGAACAAGAGGCCAAAGGCACCAACTTGCTCCCGGTCAGTTTCTTGAAAAAACTGATCAGTTTTTATGGCGGCAATATGCAAATGCCGGTCGCGAGATACCTCGAAGATGCGATGCATAGTTTTGTCAATAACCAAGAACGCATTCAGCGCCAATGGAACGATGCGATTGGTATGATTCCGGGCATGGGCGCGATTAATGAGATGAGCAAGCAGAACATGGCGGTGTTGGAAAAAACCATGCGCATGTTCAATCCGTTTACCGGCGAGCCGACTGGCGGAGCAACACCATTCCCGCACGCGCAAAACGAATCCGCAAAACTAGAAGCCGAATATAACAAATTGCGTCATCAAATGGACGATTTGCAGCGGATGATTCAAGGAATCAAAAAAAGCGATAAGAAGTAA